A section of the Acidobacteriota bacterium genome encodes:
- a CDS encoding diguanylate cyclase — translation MNICFPVDENRGLNSPLCPHFGSAPVFLIVDTETRATQAVVNADQHHAHGMCQPLAALTGQSVEALVVGGIGWGACLKLQSANIQVFRAEHSTVAEALVAFAAGRLVPITRETACGHHGHGHDH, via the coding sequence ATGAACATCTGTTTCCCGGTGGATGAAAACCGAGGTCTGAACAGCCCGTTGTGCCCGCACTTCGGGTCTGCGCCTGTCTTTCTGATTGTGGATACCGAAACGCGCGCCACGCAAGCGGTGGTCAACGCCGATCAGCACCACGCCCACGGCATGTGCCAGCCGCTGGCCGCGTTGACGGGCCAATCGGTCGAGGCACTGGTGGTGGGCGGTATCGGCTGGGGCGCCTGCCTCAAGCTTCAGTCGGCCAACATCCAGGTGTTCCGGGCCGAGCATTCCACGGTGGCGGAGGCGCTGGTAGCTTTCGCCGCCGGACGCTTGGTTCCAATCACCCGTGAGACAGCCTGTGGCCACCACGGGCACGGTCACGATCATTGA
- a CDS encoding DUF134 domain-containing protein codes for MHITRRSPVSPRPCKPRHCGCPYGGRAFKPTRIPLRDLEPIHLAQDELETLRLCDLLGLSQYAAGRRMGVSRGTVQRLVWRARYKVARALMEGCALILSDPEDQEVSS; via the coding sequence ATGCACATAACAAGGCGATCACCCGTGAGCCCCCGTCCCTGCAAACCCCGACACTGCGGCTGCCCGTATGGCGGCCGCGCTTTCAAGCCCACCCGTATTCCTCTGCGTGACCTGGAGCCCATCCATCTGGCTCAGGACGAACTGGAGACGTTGCGCCTGTGCGATCTGCTTGGGCTCTCACAATATGCCGCCGGGCGCCGAATGGGCGTTTCGCGTGGCACGGTGCAGCGGCTGGTGTGGCGGGCCCGGTACAAAGTCGCCCGGGCGCTCATGGAGGGTTGTGCTTTGATCTTGTCCGATCCGGAAGATCAGGAGGTCTCATCATGA
- a CDS encoding D-alanyl-D-alanine carboxypeptidase, with amino-acid sequence MRRMFGNLLFVLVLPAMPILSGTPPAPAARPSTGALPAAAPPGIRSPAAIVADLNTGRVLYSKEADQARPVASLTKLMAALVLVESGLDLNTSQTITKTDHRLVKRGAPSRLRSGCAYTHRDLLHAALMVSDNVATVALGRSMGWTPEAFAHRMTLRAVEMGLSHTRFTDPTGLDAGDVSTAREMLAILQAVLNQPVLQSTCQKELYVIIPVSGKGHPILYRHTDAYIRRHPWDILGAKTGYTHPAQYCLAIGAALDGRPIGMVFLGAIGDLTRFGDYSRVMRWLTKQSRPPAVTG; translated from the coding sequence TTGCGCCGGATGTTCGGTAATCTGCTGTTTGTTCTGGTGCTGCCGGCGATGCCGATCCTCAGCGGCACACCGCCAGCCCCGGCGGCGCGCCCGTCGACCGGCGCCTTGCCCGCAGCAGCCCCTCCCGGAATCCGCTCGCCGGCGGCCATAGTCGCCGACTTGAACACGGGCCGGGTGCTCTACTCCAAAGAGGCCGATCAGGCCCGGCCGGTGGCCTCGCTTACCAAGCTCATGGCCGCCCTCGTTCTCGTCGAGTCCGGATTGGATTTGAACACATCCCAGACCATCACCAAAACCGATCACCGCTTGGTGAAGCGGGGCGCCCCGTCGCGCCTGCGCTCCGGTTGCGCGTACACTCACCGCGACCTGCTGCACGCCGCCTTGATGGTATCCGATAACGTCGCCACAGTCGCACTGGGCCGTTCCATGGGTTGGACACCCGAGGCGTTCGCCCACCGGATGACGCTCCGGGCGGTGGAAATGGGCCTGAGTCACACGCGATTCACGGATCCGACCGGTCTGGACGCGGGCGATGTGTCCACCGCGCGGGAGATGCTCGCCATCCTGCAGGCAGTGCTCAATCAGCCGGTCCTTCAGTCAACCTGCCAGAAAGAGCTGTACGTCATTATCCCGGTCAGCGGCAAGGGTCACCCCATCCTGTACCGGCACACCGACGCCTATATCCGCCGCCACCCCTGGGACATCCTGGGTGCCAAGACGGGCTACACCCACCCGGCCCAGTACTGTCTGGCCATCGGCGCGGCGCTGGACGGACGCCCCATCGGCATGGTCTTCCTGGGCGCCATCGGCGACCTGACCCGTTTCGGCGACTACTCGCGCGTCATGCGCTGGCTCACCAAGCAGTCCAGACCGCCAGCAGTCACCGGTTGA
- a CDS encoding penicillin acylase family protein, whose amino-acid sequence MTVSRDARGVPWIRGGSRVDVARALGFIHAQERFFQMDLLRRQAAGELAALLGGQALEWDRQARSHRFRSRAKASVAAVPPVDRRLIDAYTAGVNVGLTSLSAAPFEYLLLRVEPEPWRAEDTMLALVAMFFALHDTSNRMESDLAVMADKIPPALLPFLAPPGTTWDAPLQGGSMPVPDLPSADLLDLRRRPPAPVQANRWTAPLDPCFGSNNWAVAGQRTSHGGALLANDMHLGLHLPNTWYQVAMVWPANDGERQVAGVTLPGTPALVVGTNRRVAWGFTNSYGDWLDWVIVHPDSGDPGRYLTPAGPRKYEKIVERIAVRGGAPVDLEVVNTIWGPVVGRDHRGRPRALRWTAHEPDGINLRLLDLENAQTVDQAIEWAARCGIPPQNFVCVDAAGRIGWTICGRIPRRVGFDGRRPVSWADGTCRWDGWLPAAEYPRLVDPPSGIIWTANNRVTAGGDLLRIGDSGYDLGARARQIRDGLAAISAPDEGAMLRLQLDDRAVFLTRWRDQVLAQLTPEAVTGHPGRAEFRRLVQHNWNGHASTDSAGYRLVRAYRLTLLEQVYGWFIAPCRAADPDFGESGRRQWEDVLWRLVTEQPPHLLDSRYRDWPAVCLAAVDRVVAELTAGDRSLAACTWGDRNNVKVRHRLSGAVPLLAEWADMTPRPLPGDSHMPRFQSPGAGASERLVVSPGREERAIFHMPGGPSGHPQSPYYGAGHADWEEGCPTALLPGPARWILTLTPAATRPD is encoded by the coding sequence GTGACCGTGTCACGAGACGCCCGCGGGGTTCCATGGATACGCGGCGGCTCCCGGGTGGATGTCGCGCGCGCGTTGGGCTTCATTCACGCCCAGGAGCGCTTCTTCCAGATGGACCTGCTGCGGCGGCAGGCGGCCGGCGAACTCGCCGCCCTGCTGGGCGGCCAGGCGCTGGAATGGGATCGCCAGGCCCGCAGCCACCGGTTTCGGAGCCGGGCGAAAGCCTCGGTGGCCGCCGTGCCGCCCGTCGACCGCCGCCTCATCGACGCCTATACCGCCGGCGTCAACGTCGGTTTGACCTCCCTGAGCGCCGCACCGTTCGAGTACCTGCTCCTGCGCGTCGAGCCCGAGCCGTGGCGGGCGGAAGACACAATGCTGGCGCTGGTGGCGATGTTCTTCGCTCTGCACGACACCAGCAACCGGATGGAGTCCGACCTTGCCGTCATGGCGGACAAAATTCCACCCGCACTGCTCCCTTTTCTGGCGCCACCGGGAACCACTTGGGACGCCCCGCTCCAGGGCGGCAGCATGCCCGTCCCCGATCTGCCTTCCGCCGACCTTCTCGATCTCCGCCGCCGGCCACCGGCTCCAGTGCAGGCGAATCGGTGGACTGCCCCGCTCGATCCCTGCTTCGGCAGCAACAACTGGGCGGTTGCGGGACAGAGGACGTCTCACGGTGGCGCCCTCCTGGCCAATGACATGCATTTGGGATTGCACCTCCCGAACACCTGGTATCAGGTCGCCATGGTCTGGCCGGCCAACGACGGCGAACGGCAGGTGGCTGGCGTCACCCTGCCCGGGACGCCCGCCTTGGTCGTCGGCACCAACCGCCGGGTCGCGTGGGGATTTACAAACAGCTACGGCGACTGGCTGGACTGGGTGATTGTGCATCCCGATTCCGGGGACCCCGGCCGCTACCTCACGCCGGCAGGTCCACGGAAGTATGAGAAAATCGTGGAGCGCATAGCCGTGCGGGGCGGTGCGCCGGTTGACCTGGAGGTCGTGAACACAATCTGGGGACCGGTAGTGGGCCGCGACCACCGCGGCCGGCCGCGCGCTCTCCGGTGGACCGCCCACGAGCCGGACGGAATCAACCTCCGACTCCTGGACCTCGAAAACGCACAGACTGTCGACCAAGCGATCGAGTGGGCCGCCCGCTGCGGCATCCCGCCTCAGAATTTTGTGTGTGTGGATGCTGCCGGGCGGATCGGCTGGACCATATGCGGCCGGATCCCTCGCCGCGTGGGCTTCGACGGGCGGCGGCCGGTTTCTTGGGCTGACGGCACCTGTCGGTGGGACGGGTGGCTGCCGGCAGCGGAATACCCGCGCCTGGTTGATCCGCCGTCCGGGATCATCTGGACCGCCAACAACCGTGTGACGGCGGGCGGCGATCTCCTTCGCATCGGCGATTCGGGATACGATCTCGGCGCCCGGGCCCGCCAGATCCGCGACGGCCTGGCCGCCATATCCGCGCCGGACGAGGGGGCCATGCTGCGCCTCCAGTTGGACGACCGGGCGGTGTTCCTGACCCGTTGGCGGGATCAGGTGCTGGCGCAGCTCACACCAGAGGCGGTAACCGGTCATCCGGGTCGCGCCGAGTTCCGGCGGCTGGTCCAGCACAACTGGAACGGACACGCCAGTACCGACTCCGCCGGATATCGCCTGGTGCGGGCTTATCGCCTGACGCTACTGGAGCAGGTGTACGGCTGGTTCATCGCCCCCTGCCGCGCCGCGGATCCGGATTTCGGCGAGTCGGGTCGCAGGCAGTGGGAAGATGTGCTGTGGCGCCTGGTGACGGAGCAGCCGCCTCACCTCCTCGACTCCCGGTACCGCGACTGGCCCGCGGTCTGCCTGGCCGCGGTGGACCGGGTGGTGGCCGAGCTGACAGCCGGCGACCGGTCGTTGGCGGCGTGCACGTGGGGTGACCGGAACAACGTGAAAGTCCGCCATCGCCTCAGCGGGGCGGTCCCGCTCCTGGCCGAGTGGGCAGACATGACCCCGCGCCCGCTGCCGGGTGACTCACACATGCCCCGGTTCCAGTCACCCGGCGCCGGCGCCTCCGAGCGGTTGGTGGTTTCCCCCGGCCGCGAAGAGAGGGCGATCTTCCACATGCCGGGCGGTCCCAGTGGCCACCCGCAATCCCCTTACTACGGCGCCGGCCATGCCGACTGGGAGGAAGGATGTCCTACGGCCCTGCTGCCCGGACCGGCCCGTTGGATTCTGACTCTGACGCCTGCGGCGACACGGCCGGATTGA
- a CDS encoding PLP-dependent aminotransferase family protein has translation MELTIDRTSAVPIYRQIVRQVRGMILGGTLPDGFRLPPERRLAQALGVNRSTVVTAYDELRADGLVDAHVGRGTVVVRHAQPVAAAPTGGELPWPQLFREETSRAQDPLVRDLLALTERDDVISLAIGLPSPELLPLDHFISILGELAAETGPALMLHCPTEGLTALRETLAGWLAARGIPCSPTEVLILSGSQQGLDLAARALVEPGDTVVVEEPSYFGALQVFRSARTRLVGVPVDAEGLRTDILARVLERVRPKLIYTLPTFQNPSGAVMSLPRRRELLALAARHGVPILEDDPYSELRYEGTMVPSLKALDSGGHVLHLGTFSKILFPGLRLGWIVAPRPVVRRLTLLKQAMDLHSNTPGQYVLERFIRRSLMNEHLHLLRRAYTQRRNAMEEALRRHADTRLTWLKPAGGFYFWCRLPEGVERSLLLAAATERGVAFLPGWACYAEEPGEPYLRLNFSYPPPHQLAEGVDRLMAAIRAATLPAGRRSAATVGTRPIV, from the coding sequence ATGGAACTGACTATCGACCGAACCAGCGCCGTGCCCATTTACCGACAGATCGTGCGGCAGGTGCGCGGCATGATTCTGGGGGGCACGCTGCCGGACGGTTTCCGCCTGCCTCCTGAGCGCCGGCTGGCCCAGGCCCTTGGCGTCAACCGCAGCACGGTGGTCACCGCCTACGACGAGTTGCGGGCCGACGGGCTTGTCGACGCCCACGTGGGCCGCGGTACCGTGGTGGTCCGCCATGCCCAGCCGGTTGCCGCGGCGCCCACCGGCGGTGAGCTGCCGTGGCCGCAGCTTTTTCGCGAAGAAACTTCGCGTGCCCAAGACCCGCTGGTGCGCGATCTGCTGGCCCTCACCGAGCGGGACGATGTGATCAGCCTTGCCATTGGGCTGCCGTCGCCCGAACTGCTCCCCCTGGACCATTTCATTTCGATCCTCGGCGAGCTGGCTGCCGAAACGGGACCGGCGCTTATGCTCCACTGCCCCACCGAGGGGCTCACGGCACTACGCGAAACGTTGGCCGGCTGGCTGGCGGCGCGCGGCATCCCGTGCAGCCCCACTGAAGTATTGATTCTGTCCGGCTCCCAACAGGGACTGGACCTGGCCGCCCGGGCGCTGGTGGAGCCCGGCGACACCGTGGTGGTGGAGGAACCGTCATACTTCGGGGCGCTGCAGGTCTTCCGGTCCGCCAGGACCCGACTGGTGGGCGTACCCGTCGACGCGGAGGGGCTGCGCACCGACATTCTGGCCCGGGTGCTGGAGCGCGTCCGCCCGAAGCTCATATATACTCTGCCCACATTTCAGAATCCATCGGGTGCGGTGATGAGCCTGCCCCGGCGACGCGAGCTGCTGGCGCTGGCGGCCCGCCACGGCGTGCCCATCCTCGAGGACGATCCGTACTCCGAACTCCGCTACGAGGGCACCATGGTGCCGTCGCTCAAGGCGCTCGACAGTGGCGGGCACGTTCTGCATCTAGGCACCTTTTCCAAGATCCTCTTTCCCGGCCTGCGCCTGGGGTGGATCGTGGCCCCGCGGCCGGTGGTCCGCCGTCTGACCCTCCTCAAACAGGCCATGGATCTGCACTCCAACACGCCGGGCCAGTACGTCCTGGAGCGCTTCATCCGCCGCAGTCTGATGAACGAGCACCTGCATCTGCTGCGGCGGGCCTACACGCAGCGCCGGAACGCGATGGAGGAGGCACTCCGCCGCCACGCCGACACCCGTCTCACCTGGCTGAAGCCGGCCGGCGGATTTTATTTTTGGTGCCGCCTGCCCGAAGGCGTGGAGCGCTCCCTGCTGCTGGCCGCGGCCACCGAGCGCGGTGTGGCCTTCCTGCCGGGGTGGGCCTGCTACGCCGAGGAACCGGGCGAGCCGTACCTGCGACTGAACTTTTCATACCCCCCGCCGCACCAGCTCGCGGAGGGGGTGGACCGATTGATGGCCGCCATCCGGGCGGCTACTCTGCCGGCCGGCCGTCGTTCCGCCGCCACGGTGGGCACCCGGCCCATCGTCTGA
- a CDS encoding porin family protein codes for MVQRALLVILLLAAAAGTAPAQSILFGDRDNEIFVWAGVSDLYGDWSATLVGFNYGRHVLPYLMVEGGVEHCSDDPNSDTWLNLNALLQAPLPGRFKFYGLAGTHNLIHLQLGVGTKVFILPNVAGRIEYAYVHDDDAGWTNSLRGGVVLAF; via the coding sequence ATGGTCCAACGCGCATTACTGGTGATTCTGCTGCTGGCGGCCGCGGCCGGCACCGCCCCGGCCCAGTCCATTCTGTTCGGAGACCGCGACAATGAGATCTTCGTGTGGGCGGGGGTATCCGACCTCTACGGCGACTGGTCGGCCACGTTGGTTGGATTCAACTACGGCCGGCATGTCCTGCCCTATCTCATGGTGGAGGGCGGGGTGGAACACTGCAGCGACGATCCCAACTCCGACACCTGGCTCAATCTCAACGCGCTGTTGCAGGCCCCGCTGCCGGGCCGGTTCAAATTCTACGGTCTGGCGGGTACCCACAATCTCATCCACCTCCAGTTGGGTGTGGGGACCAAGGTATTCATCCTGCCCAACGTGGCCGGCCGGATCGAGTATGCCTATGTCCACGACGATGACGCCGGTTGGACCAACTCGCTACGCGGTGGCGTGGTCTTGGCGTTCTGA
- a CDS encoding tetratricopeptide repeat protein has product MASTSTGATAPENNALASGRRHPARTALALLLLAGSVVVVYIQVCNHSFINFDDHGYITENEIVKGGLSWNGLVAALRSFKCSNWHPLTWLAHTADYALWGDWAGGHILGNIFLHLVTTLLVFVFFRRHSGKFWPSFWVALVFGVHPAHVESVAWVSEKKDVLCALLVLATLLIYGEYARKRKRRAWWGALGVFVLALMAKPMAVTVPFLLLLLDFWPLRRVGRAGTPAKDGVEGIGGMSGVIGLDPRLWSLVGEKIPFFMLSAISAFLTLIAQEGALQRGSDILLADRIANAGLSIWKYIFKMAAPVDLAFFYPYPDSPPLALSLSALAGLIAVTVLLYRLRQAQPALLVGWLWFVGMLIPVIGLVQVGVQAMADRYTYLPSIGLNVTVVWGVAALTARGRRVLVVALAGGTLCLVYAVSAHRQVGYWKDSETLYRRALSVNAANSEAWFNLAVYYHQNKRHDEAESCYQRGLQINPDDANGNYNYGVLLIETGRLDESIAFLETACRLNPRYAKANLLLLLARTEQAKRGSDLPAHP; this is encoded by the coding sequence TTGGCATCGACATCCACAGGAGCGACCGCTCCGGAAAATAATGCGCTAGCTTCCGGTCGTCGCCACCCGGCTCGCACAGCGTTGGCCCTTCTGCTGCTGGCCGGCTCCGTGGTCGTCGTGTACATACAGGTCTGCAATCACAGCTTTATCAATTTTGACGATCACGGATATATCACCGAAAACGAGATCGTGAAGGGCGGTCTTTCCTGGAATGGGCTGGTCGCCGCGCTCCGATCCTTCAAATGCTCAAACTGGCATCCGCTGACGTGGCTGGCTCACACGGCGGACTATGCGTTGTGGGGTGATTGGGCGGGCGGGCACATTCTTGGCAACATCTTTCTTCACCTTGTCACCACGTTGCTGGTGTTCGTATTTTTCAGACGACACAGCGGCAAGTTCTGGCCGTCATTCTGGGTAGCGTTGGTGTTCGGTGTTCATCCCGCGCATGTGGAATCCGTCGCCTGGGTTTCGGAGAAAAAGGACGTGTTATGCGCCCTGCTCGTTTTGGCAACGCTGCTGATTTACGGGGAGTATGCGCGCAAACGGAAACGACGGGCCTGGTGGGGCGCGCTGGGCGTGTTCGTTCTGGCTCTGATGGCCAAACCAATGGCGGTCACCGTGCCGTTCCTGTTGTTGTTGCTCGATTTCTGGCCGTTGCGGCGTGTCGGGCGGGCGGGTACTCCCGCTAAGGACGGGGTGGAAGGCATCGGCGGGATGAGCGGGGTGATCGGTTTGGATCCGCGGCTGTGGTCCCTGGTGGGGGAGAAGATTCCCTTCTTCATGCTCAGCGCCATCTCCGCTTTCCTGACGCTGATCGCCCAGGAAGGCGCATTACAACGCGGGTCGGATATCTTGCTGGCGGACCGGATCGCCAACGCCGGCCTGTCGATCTGGAAGTACATTTTCAAAATGGCGGCGCCTGTTGACCTGGCATTTTTTTACCCGTATCCAGACAGCCCCCCGCTGGCTCTGTCGTTGTCGGCGCTGGCTGGCTTGATTGCGGTGACGGTCCTCCTGTACCGCCTTCGGCAAGCTCAGCCGGCCTTGCTGGTGGGCTGGCTCTGGTTTGTCGGAATGCTGATCCCGGTGATCGGGTTGGTTCAGGTAGGTGTCCAGGCCATGGCCGACCGCTATACCTATCTGCCATCCATCGGATTGAACGTAACCGTCGTCTGGGGGGTGGCGGCTCTGACGGCCCGCGGCCGGCGGGTGCTCGTCGTCGCGCTGGCCGGCGGGACTCTTTGCCTGGTGTACGCTGTGAGCGCCCACCGGCAGGTCGGCTACTGGAAAGACAGCGAAACGCTGTACCGGCGGGCGCTGTCCGTGAACGCCGCCAACAGCGAGGCATGGTTCAACCTGGCCGTGTATTATCATCAGAACAAGCGCCATGACGAAGCCGAATCTTGCTATCAGCGCGGCCTGCAAATCAATCCTGATGACGCCAACGGCAATTACAATTACGGCGTGCTCCTGATCGAGACCGGCCGCCTGGACGAGAGTATCGCCTTTCTGGAAACGGCTTGCCGGCTCAACCCCCGATATGCCAAGGCGAACTTGCTGCTCCTGCTGGCGCGCACCGAGCAGGCCAAGCGCGGGTCAGACCTGCCGGCCCACCCGTGA